gggaatagatttatggcatttttattatttattttctactagtaatggctgcgatctgcgttttttagcgggactacgacattgcagcggacagatccgacacttttttttgggaccattgatatctatacagcgatcagtgctctaaaaatgcacaaattactgTGTAGATGTCACTGGTAAGGTAatggtttaacactagggggcaagtaTGTTCCCctagaggtgtttctaactgaggggataggactgactagaggaggagacagatcattgttcctacttagtagacgATGTATGTTTACATACACAAatccccgttctgtctctcaGGCCGGCCATCACAGGTGGCCAGCGGACATCGCATCTGGAGGCCACGCGCATTAAAGTCCCTGCCGTGCAGCGTGTACACGTGCCTACTAGGGCACTTAAAGGAGCAGATGTACAGCTACAGCGGGAacgtgccaacctgccgccataCGACAGAGGCTGGTAGGCAACTGGTTAATGTTAAGTGCAACCTAACAAATCAATAAGGCGTGGTCCAAACTCAACATTTACAGGGGTAAATCTCAAAATGTCATCTACTTTAAATGCCTATATCTACTGATTATTTTAGGTGCAGTTTTCAAGGAAGGAAGCCCCTTCCTAAATATTTATTCTGTGTATACTACCTATAAGATGGCAAACAGGCAGGTAAGACTTTGTTACTGCAGAAGAAACATAGTATATCTCTTCTGTAATAGCCTGcctgttgacatttttttttattccagtatAAAAGCAGGACAAATGAATTATTCCCATTCCTACTTTAAATTTACGAGTTGAAATTCCATTTTAAATGTGGATGATCAAGGCCGAtttaacaaaagtaaaaaaaaaagaaaaaaaagaagggggtagCAAATGAATCCCCAAATAttgcttttaagttttttttcttaTCAATAAACAAACACGCTCCAGGTTTTTATACCGGAACAGTCTAATCATTTACAGACAAGTTTTCCTAGCAAAGATCGGTGCAGCCTACCTATATACAGAGACATGGACTCCTAGTGTTATatcttcttttaatttttttactttcttttctttcctctgtGCTGCTGTTAGTTTTCTGGCTGCATTGGCTTCTTCGTGTGCCCTGTAAAAAGAGAGGGAGTGCAAGAATGATTGGAAAGGTTCAGGATGCAAAGCTCTAGTCCTCGAAGGAATATCACCTAATAAAAAGGACCTatccaacaaaaaaaatttggtgcCATCAGTTAGTTGCCAAAACAAAGTAGGACTTTTGTACTCAACACAAAATCCTTTgtggtcttctcagctctggcaATCAGTTCCAAGAAattcagtaagggccctttcacacggagcggatcagtaataatccgctccgtgtgtccgctttgctcagcggggatcctccgtaaaatccccgctgagctggcagctgacagggtggtccccgcacactgtgcagggaccgccccgtttcccctccgctctcccctatgggggatcggacgaacacggaccgtatgtccgcgctCATCCGATCagatagacggaagaaaaataggatttcttccgtctgcaaatgcggatctttgcggaggcggacaaattacgggtgtcagcggatgttcatccgctgacacccgtaatcacatagggacccatgtatgtcccgttttcatccgcaaacagacggatgaaaatgcggacatacagtccgctagtgtgaaagggcccttagggtaaGAAATCCATTTAGACTGTATTAAAGCCCAGCTGAACTCTGTATCGTTTAATTAGATGGGACCCAAGCAGTTTACATCGGGCCGATCCAGCATGTTGCCTATTGCCGGCACCGTCCGAATCGGTGCGACGGTAACTctgcggcgccgcaccgattcccaaaagtagttcctgcactacttttggtgaatttgtgggcgatttcaatagacatctgtgaatGAACCAGAACTGATGTCtcttacagtggggcaaaaaagtttagtcagccaccaattgtgcaagttctcccacttaaaaagatgagagaggcctgtaattgtcatcataggtatacctcaactatgagagacaaaatgtggaaacaaatccagacaatcacattgtctgatttggaaagaatttatttgcaaattatggtggaaaataagtatttggtctcttCTACAAACAAGATTTCCGTCTCTCACAGACctttatcttcttctataagatgctcctctgtcctccactcattacctgtattaacggcacctgtttgaacttatcAGTATaatagacacctgtccacaacctcagtcACGCTCAAAACTCCACTCAGTTCCTGCAACAATTTATGAtggtttaggctgggttcacactactacactactttcatcctactttgctctgctacattggtcctacatttatcctacattggtcctacattcatcctactttcatgaacaggatactactttggtccgacttcaatgatattcaatgggcctgaagtaggatcaatgtaggaccaaaagtagtacagggagcattttcaaagtcggaccgacttgtgtaggatgctacaagacgctctcatagggaaacattgaacacagagcaaagtaggatgaaagtagtgtagtagtgtgaacccagcctcaggaatCCGTCTGAACCACTGTAATATGTGGACCGTCAAAGCCAAGTTTGTCCAATAGAGCCCAGGCCAATACAACCGAAGCATGACTAAGTATTCTTTAATGGGGAGGCCATGAGAATGCAGTAGGGTCGATGCAGGGCCCAGCACATTGGTAACCACCCAAAGTGCAGACAAGAAAATGTGCCCAATTAGGCATGTGCTCTTAATGTCCACAGAAGCCAGAAAGTCTGCCTGGTGAAGGGAGGCAATGACACACTTGGTGGATCCCATGCAGAATTTCTAAGCTCAAATCAAGGCATTCAGAGCTTTGAGATCCAATATGAGACAGCTGCCCCTATGGCTTTGGAAACAGAACAGTTTGGAAGTAAAATCCTTGAAACCTTTTTGCCACTGGAACTGAGGCAATCACCCCTTGGTCCAGATGACATGAGAGGGCTCAATGGAGATCTGCTAATCTGTGCGGTGGACACAGAAAGTTTACGTGTGAGAAACCAAGGAGTGGGCATGAAGTTCCAGTTAGTAGCCCTGGAGTAACACCTTCTTTGGCCACATGTCTGAGATGCAAGCTGCCCCAAGTGTCCACAAATGTTAAACTTAGAGATGAGATTAAAAACCACCAGCAGTCTTTTACAAATGTTTTAAAAGTACAGTCATTTGCTCTATGCGTTCTGAAGAACATGTAATGCTAGCAAGAACAGACCTCTAGAGAGGGCTTCCACAAGCTCATCATGTGGGTCCTTAAAGACTGGTGCATACTCTACTAGTATGGCAGCAGCTTTGTTAAGGTGGAaccacctcactcccagtaacagtgCGACGCTGTTCATTTTACAATGAAATTGAACAGCAGCGTTGCCATTTACAGGGTAATGTTAGACTATCATGGAAGTTTTACAAGCCCAATCCCAGCTAAAACTTTAGGCACTTACAGCAAGTATTTTGCTGTAACCACAACAAAAGCCAACAGATGTAAGCACCCACACACCAGTGCAACATGGTTTCTCCCAACCCCTCTAACTGCTACGTAGTTCCAATTAAGGTAACATGCTGTCACTACACATTACAGTTCTGGAATGTGTAGTGGCTATAGATCATCtagtgcatgggtcttcaaactatggccctccagttgttcagaaactacaattccaatcatgccttgtcatgtctgtgtatgtcagagttttacagtgcctaatgggaagtgtagttctgcaacagctggagggccgtagtttgaagattccTGATCTAGTGTATTGGTGTATTTGTTGGTTTGATTGGTCCTAAAACAAGAAACAGAAAGAATACATAGGTTTACTTACTTCTGTCGCTTTGCCATCTGTGCTCGGACATGGGCTTCTATTCTTGTAGGGTCTTGGACAGCTTCAGTTCCCAGAACTCGCATTAGATTAGATATTCttactgaaaaacaaaaaataaagggaGATCAACTGTGAGCCTAGATCACGtgtctataaataaaaaaaatcacaggaacTGGGACCTAGTTAGAGCTCTATTCGAACACATACATTGAGTacaatggcatcaaacttttacccttgaataataaaaaaaaaaaaaatattctacaggttgcatgttttgagttacagaggaggcctagggatagaattattgctctcgctctgatgatcgtggcaatacctcacatgtgtggtttaaatcccattttcatatgcgggcgctgctcatggatgcggtcgcttctgcgcgtgagctcggcacattaaaaaaaaaaattgattttaaaacggtttgataaaaaaaatttaaaaattgggtcacttgtattcctattacaaggaatgtaaacatcccttgtaatagaaaaaagcatgacaggacctcttatataagagatctggggtcaaaaagacctcagatatgagacctcagatctcatatttgaacttgaatgcataaaaaaaaatgttttttgaaaaaaataacaaaaaaagtccctttaagacgtatgggcggaagtgacgatttgacgttgcttccgccctgtattgatatggagacgggtgggggccatcttcccctaacTCGTCTCCATACACAGCAGCTGAGAAGACCAAATTGCCCCCCCTGCtgccaacggctccggtaagcccCCTCTCCCGCCTCCGATAAAAGTAATCTTGCAGCgtatccaccgcagagaccacttttatcttgtagcggactgcccgctgaagaagaggataccggtgttatggtagctagcaaaaaaaaaacactttacgattttacaaaaaaataatatatatatatatatatatatatatatatatatatatatatatatatatatatatatatatatatatatatatatatatatatatatatatatatatatatatatatatatatatatataattttttacggACAGTATCAACACAAAGCAGCTCATAAAATCTACACTGCCACTTACCTTTGGGTTCTGGTGGAGGCATAAGTCCTAATCTTACTTTCTCCTGCAACTCCTTCTGAGCCTCCCTCCTCGTCTGACGCCGCAATTTCTTTTGTTCTTTTTGGGTAAGGTAAATCCCGAGAGACACTGGAGCATCTCTGTCAACTGAGATAATGACACAAAGTGTATTAAGATACAGATAATCATCCTAGAGCAACTTCACAGCCGAGGAAAGCTGGCTAACCGACTGTACCTGGTGGGTTAAGCTGTGCCGGGTGTTCCACAAGATTTGTGATTCCATGAAATTCTTCCCGCCTTGCTAAAGCCTCTGTTCTCCTAAAgaagaaaaattaaaacaaaaaaaaaaaaaaaaaacgaataaatacCTACATTTTTTATGGTACCCACCTCAAGGTCTTTACTGCAAAAAAAGGAGTGGTAAAAAGCTCCAATAATAAATCAGTTCTCTTAAAATGATTCTACTGCCTAAAGAAAACCTGTCCTGGGAAAAATGTAATGGACCTTACATAATATTCAGTATAAATAATTTTACAGAAAGCAGCGAGACTGCAAACATGCAACAGAAGACAGCAAGACTGCAAACATGCAACAGAAGACAGCGAGACTGCAAACATGCAACAGAAGACAGCGAGACTGCAAACATGCAACAGAAGACAGCGAGACTGCAAACATGCAACAGAAGACAGCGAGACTGCAAACATGCAACAGAAGACAGCGAGACTGCAAACATGCAACAGAAGACAGCGAGACTGCAAACATGCAACAGAAGACAGCGAGACTGCAAACATGCAACAGAAGACAACGAGACTGCAAACATGCAACAGAAGACAACGAGACTGCAAACATGCAACAGAAGACAGCGAGACTGCAAACATGCAACAGAAGACAGCGAGACTGCAAACATGCAACAGAAGACAACGAGACTGCAAACATGCAACAGAAGACAACGAGACTGCAAACATGCAACAGAAGACAGTCAGGGTCTACAAGAAAAGTGAtgaacaatgaaaaaaaagtagGATAGGCCGAAATAAATCAAACTATTTAAAACTACAAGAAGCAACTGTAAATAATTTTCTTACACTAAGAGCTTGAGTAAAGCACCAAAGACCTGAAGGCAGTACACCAGGTGCTGAAGGGTCTCAAGTTCAGCACCATAGATTAAAGTCATccatagacagtttgaatcttggccggttcagtaAGAACTGGCAGAGATTCTAACCATGTATGGgctggctgaatgtacccaaggtaaatctatcaacttgggtacaaccagcctgctgaatTTTACATGCGATTCCTAGTTGGTGTTATAGTCGCTAGCAGTAAGCACTGTGTCCTCCCGGCGGCAATGGCTTCCCCCGCAGAGAAAACACAATGGCTCCGTGGgaaggattcccctgtcagcactgtctgctgATCGGAGAATCAAGGTGGTTGtaggaaagaaaataattttgtCTATAGCCGGCCTTAGAGACTGTCACTGTAGAGTTCTCTTCCAGCCGGGTCAACTTTTCACAGAGATCTATGAACAGAAggctacaagtcccatctgccaCTGCAGTAGGAGGGATTTCCAGGTCTCAACTGACCACGTCAACATACTTGTTGTGTAGTCTATTGTATAAATTCCTTCAGCTCCATAACAGAAGGTATGTACCTTCTAGGGAAAAGTCTACAAAAGACTGTGCACTGCACCTGCAATGCGATTATTGCAGTTGCAATGCGATTATTGCAGTTGCAATGTTTTGCAGGTTTCAATGCAAAAAGTAaatacaattaatttttttattttaccaatgtTGCTacatctataatttttttttttgcaaaaggtcAACTATGCCCTTAAAGTGGTTAAGCCACTCTAACACTTGTATACTATCTCCTAATCCTGTGtgggagaatatatatatatatattatattatattatatatatcaaaAATGCAGTTTATACCTTATTTCACGTGACAGGCcaactctctcctctccccgttTGACAGCTGCAGCGAGCAGAGCCGAGATCTCCCCACTGATGAGAGCCGGCCAGTCACGTGAGCAtcgctctgaaataaggtatataacgggtgtttttttaattataacacacacacacacacacacacacacactgcgggCACACACACACTGCGGGCACCATCACTAGCtggcaggcagggaggggagggaggaggacaggagagacAGCAGATGACGAAGGCATGTatactgaccatggtgtcagggctcagcagccatgattatcatggtcagtttgcagaggggagggcatagccaggcaagatcagccaggtatttcaggtgttacaaggggccaaattacacagcacaagcactgtgctgtaaaaaaaaatgcttaaaaaataaatgaattctgTCCCTTTTTTAAAGGAGTTACAAATACTTTAAAGTCGGGTTCCAATCATAatttacaatatttttaaataatctCTTTTATCAGTCAGCTCTATGTAACCTATAAATAGACTTACTGCGTCCTAAATCCCCACCGATCgcccgattttttttacgaaagagACATATTAAATCATTGAGGAAgttctcattttgcttgtgggcatgtgaagcacaAGCAGTTACTTCCTGGATAGCGGTGACGAGCGGGACCATCATGAACCACTCGTCCCACGTGCAGTAAAAGCACAACGCAGCGCCGTAAACCTTTTGGGTTGTCATCACAACGGGCGGCGACGTCGGAAGTgcccgccccgttgtgatggcaatgaGGAAGACAAACAGTGTTGGATGCCATGGAAGCTAAACTATGGATAGGAGAGAAGATAGCATTCGTGATGTTGTACAAACTGCTTGTTACCCTGCAATGTGCATGTGACTGTGGCCAAACACACATAACAAAGGGCTATTCCAGTTCTGAAAATGGCGCCAAGATACTCACTGAATCACGTCGCTTCCTGCCTTGAAGTACTGCGATTCTAGACCTAGGGGAAGCGCACTGTATCCTGGGAAATGACACACATTACTCAGGAGCAGTAGCGAGCTGTGGAGCCGAGGGAGGCGACGACACAAGCCAAGGCAATTCAGAAGGCAGATTTCGtaggaccacatagcaacaggtattttcaGGTGAGTAAAATGTTTTATTCCCCCCCCATGTATAATATGCAgattaatgggaaaaaaaatttggatgGAAACTCCGCTTCAAGTCACCGACTTTGAACAAGTAAGTTGTTCAGGAGATACGACTACATGCCCCAACATTTACTCCAAGTAAGCCAACTGTAATGAAACCAAATGATTTGCATGAACTGGGAAAGAACCATGTTCAGGATCAATGGCAGTATGTGGAGGTCAATACAACATAATGTCTTTAGCGTCTGTGTACCAATCACTTACAGTTCACTGCCGGTGGGAAGGATGAAGGAGTCCCACCATTCAATCTCTGGGATTTCTCCTTCTTTCAGCTCCTTTTTGGGTGCGATAAGTGCTAATCTGGTGGAAGCCTGGATGCCAGTTTTCTTGGCAGCCTGGGAGATTTCCGCCTGTAGTTTTTCCAGCTGAGCCTGTTTAACGCAAAAGGTGAGATTTTTCAGTAACATGTCAACCATCTATGTATAAAGTGCAGGACGGAGGGCGATTTCAGTATAGGTAAAAGtataggaaaaaggaaaaaacgtaGGTACCTTTGTCCGCAGCCTCTGAGCTATTTTCTCAAATTTCCCCTTTTCATAAAACTTAAAGCCCCGTTTCGGCCTCTGTGCGGGTGTGAACTGAACGCGAGGGTCATAAAAGCTGTTTGCCTCCAAATCTTCTGAAGGTTTCTCCTTCAGCTGTTGTTTGAACTGTTCCCTTTTCACAGCTCGGATGTTGGCTTTTAAAGTAGGCATGCGATGGGTCAACTCTATCTCTTTTCCTGTGGCGTCTACCGTGCGGCCCTGGTCATCCAAAATAAGAGGAGTGGGTTTTGATTGGTCCTTTAACTCTACTTTCCTATAAGAGACAACAACACATAAATGAGTAATCCTGCACAGCTTTAAAAGTAAGATACTTCAAATCATCAAGTAACATGAAAATCGACTGCTTAATTCAAATTGGAGTAATCTTTGGCGTCAGTGACCGCAATAACGCGTCACTGGTTTCAGTGTCCGCAATACCACCATCATTGAGGTCAGTGACCGCaataacacacaatatatatatatatatatatatatatatatatatatatatatatatatatatatatatatatatatatatatatatatatatatatatatatatatatatatatatatatatatatatatatatatatatattaaataaatatatatattaaaagccagcagctacaaatactgcagctgcggacttttaataaatggacacttacctgtccatggtacccgtgatgtcggcagcagaagacaggcaatcgctcgtctctcgactgcccctgccgccatcctcagtgagggaatcaggaagtgaatcgTTGCGGCTTCATTGACACTGCGTATCCGCGgtgttctgggaactgtgtgtttcaCAGAAGACAGCCAGGGGGGACTGCAAGGGGCGTGGGTTATATTattcaggtatctgcaccccctcccccctgaaatgtgccaaaatgtgacaccggaggggggttctgaaaagcggaggttTTAACTTtctgtggacctccgctttaagagagaaGTTTGGGGTTATTGCACATTTATATCTTACCTAGGTGGAAGCAgcatcagtcccccccccccccccccccgcacctctagcTGTGAGCTGAGTTCTCACAGCTctatgctctgccccccccccccccccgtgttcactggagagctgggctgtggaggggttgGGAGTgggcggctcaggctctcagcggctcaccgAGAGGCTGAGCCGCGTGTCGGTCCTGACTCTATAGTCGTGATGATGCCCGAGTCTGGGCCCGGCTCTGACATCAGCAGGCAGCGTACTTCAGCCCCCTATCTGCTGGAAACAGGTCACAAGAGTGAAAAACTAACTGAAGTTTTGGCTGCACTTTCTCCTTTAGACTTCCttgacactgaggcagttttcaggcattttaatcgctagaaatagcacctgtaaagcgcctgaaaactgcctctgagtcattgcaatgggtgctttcacacccgagcggtgtgcttgcgggacgttagaaaaagtcctgcaagcagcatcttcggggaaaaatgggagtatacaGCATTTcaaaaatgcccctccctattGCAATGAATTGCTTTGGAATCGCCTGAAAAGCGCTTAAACAGCaataaagcactgctaaaatgaGCGGcaccaatgtaaaaggggtcttaatatTTGCCCCCAATATATATCCATATAACCTTTACATTTTAAGTCACAAAAGCTATAGCTCTGTAGCTTACTGGTTACATACTGCCAATCAATTATGAAGGATGTGAAATGCCTTTTTAAAGTGTTTACATTTAGAATATCAGGAAACAGGAAGAACAAACTGGTACTCACGGAGGAGCAATTCCCATGGCGTGCAAGTTAGCCAAGCCCACCATATTGGCAGTTCCTAAAAGGTCAATTTTTGATGCCAGCTTGGCTTGGATTTGGGCCTGAAGTTCAGCCGCTTTTCTGGCTTTCTCAATTGCGTCGTTCATGAATGTAGCAGCTTGGGATGGCTGGATGGTGTTACCAATGGAAGACCGTTCAGGCTGGGAGGATGAAATTTTGGACTgtgcaaaacaaaaaaggaaaacaaaaatgttaaagccgaactccaagcaaacagttagctaaaaatataaaattaaatcaaTACATGTAATATAGAAAGATACGGTTTACAAATGTATGATACATTTTGTAAACCCCACGATGTTACtatattacatatattttatttatatttttagacGGTATACTCTGTCTCTATTATACCCTGATTAAGGAATTGATCCTGTAtttccgaaacatgttgggagtAGGAGTCATTTGGTCACTGTATGACTAAGTGCGTATTTAAATGAGACCAATCTGGGGCCAACCACCTTCTATTTCACACTATTGTACATTTATTATATGatggtttgtgttttttattcaaaTACCTATGATTCAATGGACTACAttttgaaatcttttttttttttaacaaaagtaatcccccccccccatatatactatCCTAAAAGTCCCATAGGTGGTTCCttcttttttggtaaaatattctaaatagaaaaccttaattttgtttgcaaatattaaagattctaaataccagcaagaataagtccttacatttaaagagcacctgtcatttcagatccatcatggcagcgcctgttagcgggcatccactcacctgctgccgccccatccctcaccttgttgtgtcactgccacatcaccagccatcccattaaagtgaatggaacggtcggtgagtcaacagcgggtcagaggagctgCTGCGGGACAGAGAAGACAGTTgcgctttaaaaattatgatttaaaatcaAGCCTttaactagtgatttaaatcatgtCCACTCTGCTAGGAGGTACAGACTGAATGAGTCAAGTAAACCTTAACTGTAAAGAGAGGAACCCTATCCTTCAAGGCACAAAGTCTTCTCGATACCCTGCCTAATCCCCCTAGAAATCACAGAATGAGACACGACACAAGGC
This window of the Rana temporaria chromosome 13, aRanTem1.1, whole genome shotgun sequence genome carries:
- the PRPF3 gene encoding U4/U6 small nuclear ribonucleoprotein Prp3 — its product is MSLSKRELEDLKPWVEKTVKGLVGIPEPTLVTAALNCVGKGMDKKKAADHLRPFLDDSTMRFVDKLYDAVKESQRSSRHSKSSSERSRKREMKEVFGDDDNRDSSHSKRKRTPRFEEVEDPEVIPGPPSESPGMLTKMQIKQMMEVATRQIEERKKQLSFVSPPAVSKISSSQPERSSIGNTIQPSQAATFMNDAIEKARKAAELQAQIQAKLASKIDLLGTANMVGLANLHAMGIAPPKVELKDQSKPTPLILDDQGRTVDATGKEIELTHRMPTLKANIRAVKREQFKQQLKEKPSEDLEANSFYDPRVQFTPAQRPKRGFKFYEKGKFEKIAQRLRTKAQLEKLQAEISQAAKKTGIQASTRLALIAPKKELKEGEIPEIEWWDSFILPTGSELRTEALARREEFHGITNLVEHPAQLNPPVDRDAPVSLGIYLTQKEQKKLRRQTRREAQKELQEKVRLGLMPPPEPKVRISNLMRVLGTEAVQDPTRIEAHVRAQMAKRQKAHEEANAARKLTAAQRKEKKVKKLKEDITLGVHVSVYRIRNLSNLAKKFKIEANANQLYLTGVVVLHKDVNVVVVEGGPKSQKKFKRLMLARIKWDEQATNSKADANDDSDEETVKKSNKCSLVWEGTAKDRSFGDIKFKQCPTENMAREHFKKHGAEQYWDLALSQSVLETTD